Proteins from a genomic interval of Osmia bicornis bicornis chromosome 13, iOsmBic2.1, whole genome shotgun sequence:
- the LOC114875072 gene encoding uncharacterized protein LOC114875072: protein MKRRSSTDSSSLLKDSKSSSTTCIIEKKQEGKIHLAIVSGVFATTGSLFGKFTSSVEMDSILGFLLKAVLLVLMITSNTVGCTFFVKALNASGSSLPCTIANAATSYVCSALVGSLIFNESTSLLWWCGISFVILGLLLVCHDPSESDSVKKSKQQ from the exons ATGAAACGCAGATCATCAACAGACTCTTCTTCGTTGTTGAAAGATTCAAAATCCTCTTCAACAACATGTATCATAGAAAAGAAGCAAGAAGGAAAAATTCATTTGGCAATTGTCAGTGGAGTTTTTGCAACTACTGGAAGTTTATTCGGTAAATTTACAAGTAGCGTTGAAATGGATTCTATA CTTGGATTTCTGCTTAAAGCAGTACTTTTAGTGCTAATGATAACAAGCAATACTGTAGGCTGTACATTTTTCGTGAAAGCACTGAATGCCAGTGGATCTTCTTTACCATGTACAATTGCCAACGCCGCCACAAGCTACGTTTGCTCg gcACTGGTTGGCTCTTTGATCTTTAACGAATCGACATCCCTTCTTTGGTGGTGCGGTATATCTTTCGTTATTCTGGGTTTATTACTCGTTTGTCACGATCCATCCGAAAGCGATTCTGTGAAGAAATCAAAGcaacaataa